A single Streptomyces sp. 2114.4 DNA region contains:
- a CDS encoding DUF6480 family protein: MGSQYSDPDPRHRPGVAPGVGVPPEETPQGEGSTGAETGPRDKQTRGWATGPMIILTIIVVLCAAFFIAYAVTVTL; the protein is encoded by the coding sequence ATGGGCTCTCAATATTCCGATCCGGATCCACGCCACCGCCCCGGCGTCGCGCCAGGAGTCGGGGTGCCCCCAGAGGAAACCCCGCAGGGCGAGGGAAGCACGGGGGCGGAGACCGGCCCCCGCGACAAGCAGACCCGCGGCTGGGCCACCGGCCCCATGATCATCCTCACCATCATCGTCGTGCTCTGCGCAGCGTTCTTCATCGCATACGCCGTGACCGTGACCCTGTGA
- a CDS encoding bifunctional 2-polyprenyl-6-hydroxyphenol methylase/3-demethylubiquinol 3-O-methyltransferase UbiG, whose translation MTVLPNRVLRALERFNAAYPWDHNAHYHQWILRQLPPRFGSALDIGSGSGDLARLLAARAHAVQGIDSDPAIISRAQRLTSPATPVTFTVADALTGIPAGPYDVITCVATLHHLPFTKALSIFRRHLAPGGTLVIVGLFRAQTAGDYVLGTIASPLNAATGWLKNKGRRAPRPVSMTALTRPAEMSFSDLVREAHDALPGARLRRRLFWRYTLVWHRR comes from the coding sequence ATGACAGTACTGCCGAATCGAGTCCTCCGAGCCCTCGAGCGGTTCAATGCCGCCTACCCGTGGGACCACAACGCCCACTACCACCAGTGGATCCTGCGACAGCTTCCCCCACGTTTCGGCAGCGCCCTGGACATCGGCTCCGGCAGCGGAGACCTGGCCCGGCTCCTTGCCGCACGTGCCCACGCGGTCCAGGGAATCGACTCCGATCCGGCGATCATCTCCCGGGCGCAGCGGCTGACTTCTCCGGCAACCCCGGTGACCTTCACGGTCGCGGACGCGCTGACCGGGATCCCTGCCGGCCCCTACGACGTCATCACCTGCGTCGCCACCCTCCACCATCTGCCCTTCACCAAAGCGCTCAGCATCTTCCGCCGGCACCTGGCCCCCGGCGGAACCCTGGTGATCGTCGGCCTTTTCCGGGCGCAGACTGCCGGGGACTATGTGCTCGGCACCATCGCAAGCCCACTGAATGCCGCCACGGGCTGGCTCAAGAACAAGGGCCGCAGGGCACCCCGCCCGGTCTCGATGACCGCCCTGACCCGACCGGCGGAGATGAGCTTTTCCGACCTCGTCCGTGAGGCCCATGACGCTCTGCCCGGCGCCCGGCTGCGCCGCCGACTGTTCTGGCGCTACACGCTCGTCTGGCATCGCCGGTGA
- a CDS encoding IPT/TIG domain-containing protein — MSRSPRPAAPVIPDAVTFGGVPASFAAISDSQVVATSPGGAPGTVNVVAHTPAGNSNALPYVYDPS; from the coding sequence ATGTCACGGTCACCACGGCCGGCGGCACCAGTAATCCCCGACGCGGTGACCTTCGGCGGCGTCCCGGCCTCGTTCGCCGCGATCTCCGACTCCCAGGTCGTCGCGACCTCCCCGGGCGGAGCGCCCGGCACGGTGAATGTCGTGGCGCACACCCCGGCCGGGAACAGCAACGCGCTGCCTTATGTCTACGACCCGTCCTAG
- a CDS encoding IPT/TIG domain-containing protein, with protein sequence MAPAGTSAGPTQGAPAGALQPPVHADGVPGRVDVTDTDEPLTADEILVGHAPIWAAITPDGRRVYVTNFGAGSISVIDTRTRDVIATIGVASGPWEIAITPDGLRAYAACFGTDSVAVIDTATNTVTTTIEGLDKPLGLKATPDGSRLYVASLGGSRVDVISTATDTLIASVPVSSGPRGVAVTPDGAQVYVTEEGANAVEVIDTATDTVIETITGFLLPRGVAVSPDGQRAYVSEYGGNRLGVVDTATHTRVAALTGLPIPLGVAVGHNGVLAYVTCDADDSVAVIDLIRNEMIDKVPGFHAPSWLVITPDDVEVYVVNNANETVSVLAAPSGGYPNVGPMAGGTPVTLLGEGLGNTTAVRFGGHPASFIIVNNREIRAVSPLLVRDVSIDVTLGQHTTRTVGRFSYLPDSLPTRISPASGPLGGGGTLTVTGRGLITTTSVHFGSVAVTPSSVLDDQVTVTVPPAQTAGPVPVTVVTRSNSYGTATYTYVGPPNITSVTPATGSTAGGHPVLIEGAELACTQSVTIGGAAAAFGIVSPTRIAVVTPPADAPGPADVVVTTAGGTATAPGAFVYT encoded by the coding sequence ATGGCTCCGGCAGGGACCAGCGCCGGCCCCACCCAAGGCGCACCGGCGGGGGCACTTCAGCCCCCCGTCCATGCCGACGGCGTTCCGGGCCGGGTGGACGTCACGGACACAGATGAACCGCTGACGGCGGACGAGATTTTGGTGGGGCACGCCCCCATCTGGGCGGCGATCACCCCGGACGGCCGACGCGTCTATGTGACCAACTTCGGGGCCGGCAGTATCAGCGTCATCGACACCCGCACCCGTGACGTCATCGCCACGATCGGTGTGGCCAGCGGACCGTGGGAGATCGCGATCACTCCGGACGGGCTGCGCGCCTACGCGGCCTGCTTCGGCACCGACAGTGTGGCCGTCATCGACACCGCCACCAACACCGTCACCACCACCATCGAGGGGTTGGACAAGCCCCTCGGCCTCAAGGCGACTCCTGACGGCTCCCGCCTCTATGTGGCCAGCCTGGGCGGGAGCCGGGTGGATGTGATCAGCACGGCCACCGACACCCTCATCGCCTCGGTACCGGTGAGCAGCGGCCCACGCGGTGTGGCGGTCACCCCCGACGGGGCGCAGGTCTACGTCACCGAAGAGGGCGCGAACGCGGTCGAGGTCATCGACACCGCCACCGACACCGTCATCGAGACCATCACCGGGTTCCTCCTCCCGAGGGGAGTGGCGGTTTCGCCCGACGGACAGCGCGCCTATGTGTCGGAGTACGGCGGCAACAGGCTCGGCGTCGTCGACACGGCCACGCATACGAGGGTGGCCGCCCTCACCGGACTGCCCATCCCTTTGGGCGTGGCGGTCGGTCACAACGGGGTGCTGGCCTATGTCACCTGCGACGCCGATGACAGCGTCGCCGTCATCGATCTCATCAGAAACGAGATGATCGACAAGGTCCCGGGCTTCCACGCGCCGTCCTGGCTGGTGATCACGCCGGACGACGTCGAGGTCTACGTGGTCAACAACGCTAATGAGACGGTGAGCGTGCTGGCCGCGCCGTCCGGTGGGTACCCCAACGTGGGGCCCATGGCGGGTGGAACGCCGGTGACCCTCCTCGGGGAGGGACTGGGCAACACCACCGCCGTCCGCTTCGGAGGCCACCCGGCCTCGTTCATCATCGTCAACAACCGTGAGATCAGGGCCGTTTCGCCACTCCTCGTCCGAGACGTCAGCATCGACGTCACCCTCGGGCAGCACACCACCCGGACCGTCGGCCGCTTCTCCTACCTCCCCGACTCGCTCCCGACCCGGATCAGCCCGGCTTCGGGGCCATTGGGCGGGGGCGGCACACTGACCGTGACCGGCCGGGGCCTGATCACCACCACCTCGGTGCACTTCGGCAGCGTGGCCGTCACCCCGTCCTCCGTCCTGGACGACCAGGTCACCGTGACGGTGCCGCCCGCGCAGACGGCAGGACCTGTGCCGGTCACCGTGGTCACGCGCAGCAATTCGTACGGGACGGCCACCTACACCTACGTGGGCCCGCCCAACATCACCTCCGTGACTCCCGCCACCGGCTCCACGGCGGGCGGCCACCCGGTCCTGATCGAGGGCGCCGAGCTCGCGTGCACCCAGTCGGTGACGATCGGCGGAGCCGCGGCCGCCTTCGGGATCGTCTCCCCTACCCGGATCGCCGTCGTCACTCCTCCCGCGGACGCCCCTGGCCCGGCGGATGTCGTGGTGACGACGGCGGGCGGCACCGCTACCGCACCCGGGGCCTTCGTCTACACCTGA
- a CDS encoding M4 family metallopeptidase has product MVAIGVQAGSASAQPDRANGASMVQLTTAQRTSALKGAQSNASTVAAKIGLGAREKLVVRDVIKDADGTVHTRYERTYGGLPVLGGDLVVHQAKNGTRSVTKATSAAISVASTSAALAPSAAKKSALGAAAAQKDTRASTSSAPRKVIWAAAGKPVLAYETVVKGVQKDGTPSELHVVTDASTGKKLFQNEAIETGTGTSTYSGKVALTTTKSGSTYQLTDRARGGHKTYDLKQNTSGTGTLFTDADDVWGGGRQTAGVDAHYGAAVTWDFYKNTFGRNGIRGDGKGAYSRVHYGSNYVNAFWDDDCFCMTYGDGDGNAHPLTSLDVAAHEMSHGVTAATAGLNYSGESGGLNEATSDIFGTSAEFYANNASDPGDYLIGEKIDINGDGTPLRYMDKPSKDGASADYWSSGVGNKDVHYSSGVANHFFYLLSEGSGAKTINGVKYDSPTSDGSKVTGIGRPKAEKIWYKALTTYMTSTTNYKAARAATLKAAGALYGTTSAEYKAVGAAWKGVNVK; this is encoded by the coding sequence ATGGTCGCCATCGGCGTCCAGGCCGGCTCGGCCAGCGCGCAGCCGGACCGCGCGAACGGCGCGTCGATGGTCCAGCTCACCACCGCACAGCGGACATCGGCACTCAAGGGTGCTCAGAGCAATGCCTCCACCGTCGCCGCGAAGATCGGCCTCGGCGCGCGGGAGAAGCTTGTCGTGCGGGACGTCATCAAGGACGCGGACGGCACGGTGCACACCCGGTACGAGCGCACCTACGGCGGGTTGCCGGTCCTCGGCGGTGACCTGGTGGTCCACCAGGCGAAGAACGGCACCCGCAGCGTCACCAAGGCGACCAGCGCTGCGATATCGGTGGCCAGTACGTCCGCGGCGCTCGCGCCCTCCGCCGCGAAGAAGAGCGCACTCGGCGCCGCCGCCGCGCAGAAGGACACCAGGGCCAGCACCTCTTCCGCACCGCGCAAGGTGATCTGGGCCGCGGCCGGCAAGCCCGTTCTCGCCTATGAAACGGTCGTCAAGGGCGTTCAGAAGGACGGCACGCCCAGCGAGCTGCACGTCGTCACCGATGCGAGCACCGGGAAGAAGCTGTTCCAGAACGAGGCCATCGAGACCGGCACCGGAACCAGCACCTACAGCGGCAAGGTCGCGCTGACCACCACGAAGAGCGGGTCGACGTACCAGCTCACCGACCGTGCCCGCGGCGGCCACAAGACGTACGACCTCAAGCAGAACACCTCGGGCACCGGCACGCTCTTCACCGACGCGGACGACGTATGGGGCGGCGGCCGCCAGACCGCCGGCGTCGACGCGCACTACGGGGCTGCCGTCACCTGGGACTTCTACAAGAACACCTTCGGCCGCAACGGTATACGCGGCGACGGCAAGGGTGCCTACTCCCGGGTCCACTACGGCAGCAACTACGTCAACGCGTTCTGGGACGACGACTGCTTCTGCATGACCTACGGTGACGGCGACGGGAACGCACACCCGCTCACCTCCCTCGATGTGGCCGCCCACGAGATGAGCCACGGCGTCACCGCCGCCACCGCGGGACTCAACTACAGCGGTGAGTCCGGCGGTCTCAACGAGGCCACATCGGACATCTTCGGCACGTCGGCCGAGTTCTACGCCAACAACGCCTCGGACCCGGGCGACTACCTCATCGGCGAGAAGATCGACATCAACGGGGACGGCACTCCGCTGCGCTACATGGACAAGCCCAGCAAGGACGGCGCCTCGGCCGACTACTGGTCCAGTGGCGTCGGCAACAAGGACGTGCACTACTCGTCCGGTGTCGCCAACCACTTCTTCTACCTGCTGTCCGAGGGCAGCGGCGCCAAGACCATCAACGGCGTCAAGTACGACAGCCCCACCTCCGACGGCTCCAAGGTCACCGGAATCGGCCGGCCCAAGGCCGAGAAGATCTGGTACAAGGCCCTCACCACGTACATGACCTCCACCACCAACTACAAGGCCGCACGTGCCGCGACCCTGAAGGCGGCAGGCGCTCTGTACGGCACGACGAGCGCCGAGTACAAGGCCGTGGGCGCCGCATGGAAGGGCGTCAATGTGAAGTAG
- a CDS encoding DUF6153 family protein: MPRRLDESTPPARRCRALFVLALLAGLLGMHALSPVITSAPPPHQQRHEHRMATAAGAHAHCGGEGGGCGSGGHVHHADTTCASGALDGPPTPPALVPSPVRPAESDHAAGSGDSKGQDGGRAPPSLAELQLLRI, translated from the coding sequence ATGCCCCGCCGCCTGGACGAATCGACACCGCCCGCCCGGCGGTGTCGCGCGCTCTTCGTACTGGCGCTGCTGGCGGGCCTGCTGGGCATGCATGCCCTCAGCCCCGTCATCACCTCAGCTCCTCCCCCGCACCAGCAGCGCCACGAGCACCGCATGGCCACGGCGGCCGGTGCCCACGCGCACTGTGGCGGTGAAGGGGGAGGCTGCGGCAGCGGCGGCCACGTTCATCACGCCGACACGACCTGTGCGTCCGGGGCTCTCGACGGGCCACCCACGCCTCCTGCCCTGGTGCCGTCTCCCGTCCGCCCCGCAGAGTCCGATCACGCGGCGGGCTCCGGCGATTCGAAGGGCCAGGACGGCGGGCGCGCGCCCCCGTCTCTGGCCGAACTCCAACTCCTGCGGATCTAG
- a CDS encoding DUF305 domain-containing protein, translating into MKPTRPLMRRITLVAATATSTLVLAACGSNSGGDGRPGHASATKPASSPSAQAPAGTHNAADVAFAKGMIPHHRQAVEMADLAVTRAASRQVKALAEKIKKAQDPEIKTMSGWLTAWDEQVPEEMPGMDHSAHSQMPGMKGMKEMDALKKKSGKDFDASFLEMMIGHHRGAVQMAGTEKDKGAYGRAKTLAADIIKAQNAEITQMNKLLGKR; encoded by the coding sequence ATGAAGCCCACCCGTCCCCTCATGCGCCGCATCACACTCGTTGCGGCAACTGCCACCTCCACGCTGGTACTGGCCGCATGCGGCAGCAACAGCGGCGGCGACGGCCGCCCCGGCCACGCTTCCGCCACCAAGCCCGCTTCCTCGCCGAGCGCCCAGGCTCCGGCAGGTACGCACAATGCCGCGGATGTGGCCTTCGCGAAGGGCATGATCCCGCACCACCGGCAGGCCGTGGAGATGGCCGATCTGGCCGTCACCCGGGCCGCATCGCGCCAGGTCAAGGCACTTGCCGAGAAGATCAAGAAGGCACAGGACCCGGAGATCAAGACCATGTCCGGGTGGCTGACCGCCTGGGACGAGCAGGTGCCGGAGGAGATGCCCGGCATGGACCACTCCGCCCACTCGCAGATGCCGGGCATGAAGGGCATGAAGGAGATGGACGCGCTCAAGAAGAAGTCCGGCAAGGACTTCGACGCCTCCTTCCTGGAGATGATGATCGGGCACCACCGGGGCGCGGTGCAGATGGCCGGCACCGAGAAGGACAAGGGCGCCTACGGCCGGGCTAAAACGCTGGCCGCGGACATCATCAAGGCCCAGAACGCGGAGATCACACAGATGAACAAGCTGCTCGGAAAGCGCTGA
- a CDS encoding HAD hydrolase-like protein produces the protein MLSAELARSYKPDPQVYRMAADLLEVKPRRLLMVACHPDDLEAAAKAGLRAAYIPRLEWGPAAGRVGPPAVVDLVADDVIELAHALGASGRTRP, from the coding sequence ATCCTCTCGGCCGAACTGGCCAGGTCCTACAAACCCGATCCCCAGGTCTACCGCATGGCCGCCGACCTGCTCGAGGTGAAGCCGCGACGACTCCTCATGGTCGCCTGCCACCCCGACGACCTCGAAGCTGCGGCCAAGGCGGGGCTCCGCGCCGCCTACATCCCCCGCCTGGAGTGGGGCCCGGCCGCCGGACGGGTCGGCCCGCCCGCTGTGGTCGACCTCGTCGCCGACGATGTGATCGAGCTGGCGCACGCGCTGGGAGCGTCGGGGCGCACCAGGCCGTAG
- a CDS encoding tautomerase family protein: MPYFRVTVPDPHLPADLQRAIAEGLTRLAVSVLRKSSARTIVHINPVPAGSYFIDGRPLTGTRDAHVEASITLGTNSAAEKADFIARAGELLSDILGPLSRSGVALHELHPESYGYNGVTQFDYYRRDEGGDGAGERAVPAASAAR; this comes from the coding sequence ATGCCGTACTTCCGGGTCACCGTCCCCGACCCCCACCTCCCAGCCGACCTCCAGCGCGCGATTGCCGAGGGCCTGACCCGGCTGGCGGTCTCGGTTCTTCGCAAGTCCAGCGCGCGCACCATCGTCCACATCAATCCGGTCCCGGCCGGCAGCTATTTCATCGACGGCAGGCCCCTGACCGGTACCCGCGACGCGCACGTGGAGGCCAGCATCACCCTGGGCACGAACAGCGCGGCGGAGAAGGCCGACTTCATCGCCAGGGCCGGTGAACTGCTGTCGGACATCCTCGGCCCGCTTTCCCGGTCCGGCGTCGCGCTGCACGAACTCCATCCCGAGAGCTACGGCTACAACGGGGTGACCCAGTTCGACTACTACCGCCGGGACGAGGGCGGGGACGGGGCCGGGGAGCGGGCCGTGCCGGCTGCCTCCGCTGCCCGCTGA
- a CDS encoding LysR family transcriptional regulator, with the protein MSVNIPQLRAFLAVVDTGGFSAAAAELGVSQSAVSHAVASLERELAAPLLVRATPARTTALGERIVPHARVALSAARSVERIAAESTDTMKGTVRLAATPTVCQGLIPGLLRHWRADQPRITVRVFEGDSAEVSGWLEDGTTDAAVLIDPPPATAGRCPDPGPGIQLAVDGYRALLPRDHPLADEPRVHLRDLEDDPFLISPNSCEARIRTIHDLAGLRFSPTRRVRDLATLISMVQAGIGVTVLSEVSRSLIPPDLVLLPLEPRTSRRLVLTGPPARPWHPAIHALAESAVGHLARGRLKEERARGV; encoded by the coding sequence ATGTCCGTGAACATTCCCCAGCTGAGGGCCTTCCTCGCCGTCGTCGATACGGGCGGTTTCAGTGCGGCCGCGGCGGAACTGGGCGTCAGCCAGTCAGCGGTGTCGCACGCCGTCGCCTCCCTGGAACGTGAGCTGGCCGCCCCGCTGTTGGTCCGTGCCACCCCGGCCCGGACCACGGCACTCGGGGAGCGGATCGTGCCGCACGCCCGCGTCGCCCTGTCGGCGGCCCGGTCCGTGGAGCGGATCGCGGCCGAGTCCACCGACACCATGAAGGGCACCGTGCGGCTGGCCGCCACACCCACGGTCTGCCAGGGTCTGATACCCGGCCTGCTGCGGCACTGGCGTGCGGACCAGCCGCGGATCACAGTGCGGGTCTTCGAGGGTGACAGTGCCGAAGTTTCGGGCTGGCTGGAGGACGGGACGACCGATGCCGCCGTCCTGATCGACCCTCCCCCGGCTACCGCTGGGAGGTGTCCCGATCCCGGCCCCGGCATCCAGCTCGCCGTGGACGGCTACCGGGCCCTGCTGCCTCGGGACCACCCCTTGGCGGACGAACCCCGCGTCCATCTCCGCGACCTGGAGGACGACCCGTTCCTGATCTCACCCAACAGCTGCGAAGCCCGCATCCGTACGATCCACGACCTGGCCGGACTGCGCTTCTCCCCCACCCGCCGGGTACGGGACCTGGCGACTCTGATCAGCATGGTGCAGGCCGGTATCGGCGTGACCGTCCTGTCCGAGGTCTCCCGCTCGCTGATCCCCCCGGATCTGGTTCTGCTGCCGCTGGAGCCCCGGACCTCACGCCGCCTCGTACTGACCGGGCCACCTGCCCGCCCCTGGCACCCGGCGATCCATGCGCTGGCGGAGTCGGCCGTCGGCCATCTGGCCCGAGGCCGGCTCAAGGAAGAGCGGGCGCGAGGCGTTTGA
- a CDS encoding Lrp/AsnC family transcriptional regulator gives MDFDPQLLGYHMTTQLWLQVTPAHLRTVGETLATHPAIAFAAAITGTSNLVASGVFRTPADLYDYIDQHIGPLPGIQSIETAPTLREVKRLAPALP, from the coding sequence GTGGACTTCGACCCCCAGCTTCTCGGCTATCACATGACCACCCAGCTCTGGCTCCAGGTGACCCCCGCCCACCTGCGCACCGTCGGCGAAACCCTTGCCACCCACCCCGCCATCGCCTTCGCCGCAGCCATCACCGGCACCTCCAACCTCGTCGCCAGCGGCGTCTTCCGCACCCCGGCAGACCTGTACGACTACATCGACCAGCACATCGGCCCCCTGCCAGGCATCCAGAGCATCGAAACCGCCCCCACCCTCCGGGAGGTCAAACGCCTCGCGCCCGCTCTTCCTTGA
- a CDS encoding MFS transporter: MLADLQGRRRVYVAGLVVFASASVACALSPGMGWLIAARLVQGVGAAAMFATALSLISTLYSGRRLGQAFGVWAAVAASASALGPVMGGLLTEALDWRWIFYVNVPVTALALAMTFRYLPRSTGDRSATRRPDVPGIVLFALAAGGFVYALTASHAHGWSSAETLVPLAGAVAAFVVFLTVQRRSTYPLLDLSLFRRPAFSAALLTIAVGEGAVYGILPYTSIWLQSVQRLAPIGAGLVVLPHAAAAALVAVLSGRRMPKPSPRLGAVLGLFLAGIGVGAEGFLGPDSGWPALIGGLALSGVGMGLVFQVAAALALGSVPGERAGMASGIYSTVEQLGYAFGVAVFGTLAVTTMTGSLDGKVADPAGAAQSLSGGGAGTLVAAAPAGQRASFDHTLRAVFAGGHNTLALTAGALAVAGAACVFWLTRRPEVPEPVSEAVAGPPAETAGAVPTAE; the protein is encoded by the coding sequence ATGCTCGCCGATCTGCAGGGTCGGCGCCGCGTCTACGTCGCGGGGCTGGTCGTCTTCGCGTCGGCCTCGGTCGCCTGTGCGCTCTCGCCCGGCATGGGGTGGCTGATCGCGGCCCGGCTGGTGCAGGGTGTGGGAGCTGCGGCGATGTTCGCCACCGCCCTCTCCCTGATCAGCACCCTGTACTCCGGCCGCCGTCTCGGACAGGCCTTCGGCGTCTGGGCGGCGGTCGCCGCGAGCGCCTCCGCGCTCGGCCCGGTCATGGGCGGGCTGCTGACCGAGGCGCTGGACTGGCGGTGGATCTTCTACGTCAACGTCCCCGTCACCGCGCTCGCGCTGGCCATGACCTTCCGCTACCTCCCCCGGTCCACCGGCGACCGGAGCGCCACGCGGCGTCCGGACGTCCCCGGCATCGTGCTGTTCGCGCTCGCCGCGGGCGGATTCGTCTACGCCCTGACCGCCTCCCACGCCCACGGCTGGAGCTCAGCGGAAACCCTGGTGCCACTGGCCGGGGCGGTGGCCGCCTTCGTGGTCTTCCTCACCGTGCAGCGCCGCAGCACATACCCTCTGCTGGACCTGTCCCTGTTCCGCCGTCCGGCGTTCAGCGCCGCGCTGCTCACGATCGCCGTCGGCGAGGGAGCGGTCTACGGAATCCTTCCCTACACCTCGATCTGGCTGCAGTCCGTCCAGCGCCTCGCCCCGATCGGCGCCGGTCTCGTCGTACTCCCCCACGCGGCGGCCGCGGCCCTGGTGGCGGTACTGAGCGGACGCCGGATGCCCAAGCCCTCACCCCGCCTGGGCGCCGTCCTGGGGCTGTTCCTGGCCGGCATCGGCGTGGGGGCCGAAGGGTTCCTGGGTCCCGACTCGGGCTGGCCCGCCCTCATCGGGGGCCTCGCCCTGAGCGGCGTCGGCATGGGGCTGGTCTTCCAGGTCGCCGCCGCCCTCGCCCTCGGCTCCGTCCCCGGAGAACGCGCCGGCATGGCCTCCGGCATCTACAGCACGGTCGAACAACTCGGCTACGCCTTCGGCGTCGCCGTCTTCGGCACCCTCGCCGTCACCACCATGACCGGATCCCTGGACGGTAAGGTCGCCGATCCGGCCGGTGCCGCGCAGTCCCTGTCGGGCGGCGGAGCCGGCACTCTCGTCGCCGCCGCCCCGGCTGGACAGCGGGCCTCCTTCGATCACACGCTGCGCGCGGTGTTCGCAGGAGGGCACAACACCCTCGCCCTGACCGCTGGTGCGCTGGCGGTGGCCGGGGCTGCCTGCGTGTTCTGGCTGACCCGCCGTCCGGAGGTCCCGGAGCCGGTGAGCGAGGCGGTGGCCGGGCCCCCGGCGGAGACTGCAGGGGCTGTTCCGACGGCCGAGTAG
- a CDS encoding cytochrome P450, producing MSQTVSVPQGLPMERDAGPFDPPRLITQLREARPVSPLLFPDGHEGWLVTGYDAVRRLMADTRFSSRQDLGILHVPYEAPNMPAATEPSPQVPGLFVAMDPPDHTRLRRRLTGAFTVKRMKQLEEHIIDIAERQLDELARLTPPVDLVKEFALPVPSLVICQLLGVPYADRETFQVNSAKFLVKDQSLDEKMAAYHALTTYLSELVTDKRATPGDDILSDLARHDDLTIEELTGVAFLLLFAGHETTANMLALGTFALLEHPAQLAELRADPDLLPGAVEELLRYLSIADIFYRYATEDIELGGETIGKGSTVVVSLLAANRDPLRFDHPDTLDIHRKARGHLSFGHGIHQCLGQQLARIEMRAGFEGLLRRFPTLELAVPADEVKLKTDMNIYGVHELPVTWTETVR from the coding sequence ATGAGTCAAACGGTTTCCGTCCCGCAGGGCCTCCCCATGGAGCGCGACGCGGGCCCCTTCGACCCTCCCCGCCTCATCACCCAGCTGCGCGAGGCTCGCCCCGTCAGTCCCCTGCTCTTCCCCGACGGTCACGAGGGCTGGCTCGTCACCGGCTACGACGCGGTCCGCCGGCTCATGGCCGACACCCGGTTCAGCTCCCGCCAGGACCTCGGCATTCTCCACGTGCCGTACGAGGCCCCCAACATGCCCGCCGCGACCGAACCGTCCCCGCAGGTGCCGGGCCTGTTCGTCGCCATGGACCCGCCGGACCACACCCGCCTGCGGCGCAGGCTCACCGGCGCCTTCACCGTGAAACGCATGAAGCAGCTCGAAGAGCACATCATCGACATCGCCGAGCGGCAACTGGACGAACTGGCGCGCCTCACCCCACCGGTCGACCTGGTCAAGGAGTTCGCGCTGCCGGTGCCCTCACTGGTGATCTGCCAACTGCTCGGCGTCCCCTATGCCGACCGGGAGACCTTCCAGGTCAACTCCGCCAAGTTCCTGGTCAAGGACCAGTCGCTCGACGAGAAGATGGCCGCGTACCACGCACTGACGACGTACCTTTCCGAACTGGTCACGGACAAACGCGCCACCCCCGGCGACGACATACTGTCCGACCTGGCCCGCCATGATGACCTCACCATCGAGGAGCTGACCGGCGTCGCCTTCCTCCTGCTCTTCGCGGGCCACGAGACCACCGCCAACATGCTCGCCCTGGGCACCTTCGCGCTCTTGGAGCACCCCGCCCAACTGGCCGAACTGCGCGCCGACCCGGACCTGTTGCCCGGTGCCGTCGAGGAACTGCTGCGCTACCTGTCCATAGCCGACATCTTCTACCGCTACGCCACGGAGGACATCGAACTCGGGGGCGAGACAATCGGCAAGGGATCGACCGTCGTCGTCTCCCTGCTGGCCGCCAACCGCGACCCCCTGCGTTTCGACCACCCCGACACCCTGGACATCCACCGCAAGGCCCGCGGTCACCTGTCCTTCGGCCACGGCATCCACCAATGCCTCGGCCAGCAACTGGCCCGGATCGAGATGCGCGCCGGCTTCGAGGGACTGCTGCGCCGCTTCCCCACCCTCGAACTCGCCGTCCCCGCCGACGAGGTGAAACTCAAGACCGACATGAACATCTACGGCGTCCACGAACTGCCGGTCACCTGGACGGAGACGGTCCGGTAG